The Pelistega ratti genome window below encodes:
- the trxA gene encoding thioredoxin TrxA has protein sequence MSDIIKHATADSFDADVLQADKPVLVDYWAPWCGPCKMIAPILDDVSKEYTDKVQVVKVDVEQFPEVAARFGIRGIPTLMIFNNGQSVATKVGAVDRTGLVNFIEANI, from the coding sequence ATGAGTGACATTATTAAACATGCAACAGCAGATAGCTTTGATGCTGACGTATTACAAGCCGATAAACCTGTCTTAGTCGATTACTGGGCTCCTTGGTGTGGTCCTTGTAAAATGATTGCCCCTATTCTTGATGATGTATCTAAGGAATATACTGACAAAGTCCAAGTGGTTAAAGTTGATGTTGAACAATTCCCAGAAGTAGCTGCCCGCTTTGGTATCCGTGGTATTCCTACCTTAATGATTTTTAACAACGGTCAATCTGTTGCGACCAAAGTAGGTGCGGTTGATCGCACAGGTCTTGTTAATTTTATTGAAGCTAACATCTAA
- the parC gene encoding DNA topoisomerase IV subunit A translates to MSNQNELLTVEENGEPSITLGLYAEKAYLDYAVSVVKGRALPDVGDGQKPVQRRILYAMDKMGLRAGAKPVKSARVVGDVLGKYHPHGDQAAYDAMVRMAQDFSLRYPLIDGQGNFGSRDGDGAAAMRYTEARLTPIAELLLEELGEGTVNFIPNYDGQEQEPEVLPARLPMMLLNGASGIAVGMATEIPSHNLQEIAAASVALLRNPQLPDEELFTLLPGPDFHGGAQIISSPEQIQQIYTSGKGSVKVRACWTFEEMARGQWQLVVNELPPNTSCQKVLEEIEEITNPKVKTGKKTLTQEQQQAKAAMLALLETVRDESGKEAAVRLVFEPKSSRINRDEFVNALLASTSMEGSASINLVCIGIDGRPQQKSIREIILEWLAFRTQTVTRRSQYRLDKVNDRIHVLEGRLLVYLNVDEVIHTIRESDDPKEALMTRFHLSERQAEDILEMRLRQLAKLESFKIEQELADKRKEQEKLEELLANPSSLKRLIIKEIEADAKKFGDERRTIIEEAERAIVENKVVDEPVTVIVSEKGWLRARQGHGHDLSGLHFKTGDKFYASFECRSVDTLIGIGSNGRVYSVPVANLPSARGDGQPITAMIDLESGTHIVHIIAGAEKSRWLLCQDNGLGFSALISDMMTRQKAGKAFINLEEKAKIIRPVALPENTRYIGMLSKTNRFLMIDIAEVKTLSGGGRGTILMSFDTKDTFTQILAVSEQGIMATGVYRNKDVEDLIALGDLQEFIGKRARKGKALNLRMKQATLLPL, encoded by the coding sequence ATGAGTAATCAAAACGAATTATTAACTGTAGAAGAAAATGGAGAGCCTAGTATTACCCTAGGGTTGTATGCCGAGAAAGCCTACCTTGATTATGCTGTGTCAGTGGTGAAAGGGCGTGCCTTACCCGATGTGGGGGATGGTCAAAAACCTGTACAACGCCGTATTCTATATGCGATGGATAAAATGGGGTTGCGAGCAGGAGCAAAGCCCGTTAAATCTGCACGTGTCGTGGGAGATGTATTAGGTAAATACCATCCACATGGGGATCAAGCGGCTTATGATGCAATGGTGCGTATGGCACAAGACTTTTCCCTACGCTATCCTTTAATTGATGGTCAAGGTAACTTTGGTTCGCGTGATGGTGATGGTGCAGCAGCGATGCGTTATACGGAAGCACGTTTAACACCGATTGCTGAATTATTGCTAGAAGAATTAGGGGAAGGAACGGTTAATTTTATCCCTAACTATGATGGACAAGAGCAAGAACCAGAGGTATTACCTGCTCGCTTACCAATGATGCTTTTAAATGGAGCTTCTGGTATTGCGGTGGGTATGGCAACAGAGATTCCTTCGCATAATTTACAAGAAATTGCTGCAGCTAGTGTTGCTTTATTGCGTAATCCTCAATTGCCAGATGAAGAATTATTTACGCTTTTACCAGGCCCCGATTTTCATGGTGGTGCGCAGATTATTTCTTCTCCAGAACAAATTCAACAAATCTATACAAGTGGTAAGGGCTCAGTAAAAGTTCGTGCGTGTTGGACTTTTGAAGAAATGGCTCGAGGTCAGTGGCAATTAGTGGTGAATGAGCTTCCACCGAATACCTCTTGTCAAAAAGTCTTAGAAGAAATTGAAGAAATTACAAATCCTAAAGTAAAAACAGGTAAAAAAACATTAACACAAGAGCAACAACAAGCTAAAGCAGCGATGCTTGCTTTATTAGAAACGGTTCGTGATGAATCGGGTAAAGAAGCGGCAGTGCGGTTGGTTTTTGAACCGAAATCCTCTCGAATTAATCGAGATGAGTTTGTAAATGCTTTATTGGCTAGTACCAGTATGGAGGGAAGTGCATCTATTAATCTTGTTTGTATTGGGATTGATGGCAGACCTCAGCAAAAAAGTATTCGAGAGATTATTTTAGAGTGGTTAGCTTTCCGTACACAGACCGTTACTCGCCGTAGTCAGTATCGTTTAGATAAAGTCAATGATCGTATTCATGTATTAGAAGGACGATTATTGGTTTATTTAAATGTGGATGAGGTAATCCATACGATTCGTGAATCGGATGATCCTAAAGAAGCCTTAATGACTCGTTTTCATTTAAGTGAGCGTCAGGCAGAAGATATTCTTGAAATGCGTCTTCGTCAATTGGCTAAATTAGAAAGTTTTAAGATTGAACAAGAATTAGCAGATAAACGAAAAGAACAAGAAAAACTAGAGGAACTTTTAGCTAATCCTTCTAGTTTAAAACGTTTAATTATCAAGGAAATTGAGGCTGATGCTAAGAAGTTTGGTGATGAACGTAGAACAATTATCGAAGAAGCTGAACGAGCTATTGTAGAAAATAAAGTAGTTGATGAGCCTGTTACAGTGATTGTGTCTGAAAAAGGGTGGTTACGCGCTCGTCAAGGACATGGGCATGATTTGAGTGGATTACACTTTAAAACAGGGGATAAATTTTATGCGAGCTTTGAGTGCCGTAGTGTGGATACCTTAATCGGTATAGGTTCAAATGGTCGAGTGTATTCTGTTCCTGTTGCTAATTTACCCTCAGCACGGGGTGATGGGCAACCGATTACGGCAATGATTGATTTAGAAAGTGGTACGCATATTGTACATATTATTGCTGGTGCGGAGAAGAGTCGTTGGCTACTTTGTCAGGATAATGGTCTAGGGTTTAGTGCGTTAATCAGTGATATGATGACCAGACAAAAAGCGGGTAAAGCATTTATCAATCTTGAGGAAAAGGCAAAGATTATCCGACCCGTTGCATTGCCTGAAAATACGCGTTATATAGGTATGTTAAGTAAAACCAATCGTTTCTTGATGATTGATATCGCTGAAGTGAAAACGTTGAGTGGTGGTGGTCGAGGAACTATTCTGATGAGTTTTGATACCAAAGATACTTTTACTCAGATTCTAGCGGTAAGTGAACAAGGTATTATGGCGACAGGTGTTTACCGTAATAAAGATGTTGAAGATTTAATCGCACTAGGTGATTTACAGGAGTTTATTGGTAAAAGAGCGCGTAAAGGTAAGGCGCTAAACTTACGCATGAAGCAGGCAACTTTATTACCGTTATAG
- a CDS encoding CDP-6-deoxy-delta-3,4-glucoseen reductase — protein sequence MAYKVTIESSNHTFEVNEGQTILDAALANDIILPYSCRAGACLSCKGKVVSGEYESGLGTTNLIPEEERAEGACLFCETKPRSDLTIQTQIVKLASAIQVKKLPVRVTEMEKKADDVMVVKLQTPSSDTFLYEAGQYIEFILKDGSRRAYSLATRPIEKAPIELHIRHMKGGLFTDHVFGTGNTAMKVKEILRIEGPLGSFFLRKESDKPIVLLASGTGFAPIKAIVEEIIESGILRPVSLYWGGRRPADIYMMDLCKEWDARLPHFTFIPVVSDALPEDNWQGRTGFVHQAVLDDIADLSAYQVYACGAPIVVSSARTAYAQAGLPTEEFYADSFTSAADLVHQEQDK from the coding sequence ATGGCTTATAAAGTAACCATTGAATCAAGTAATCATACTTTTGAGGTAAATGAGGGGCAGACTATTCTGGATGCTGCTCTGGCAAATGACATTATTCTACCCTATAGCTGTCGTGCGGGTGCCTGTCTAAGCTGTAAAGGTAAGGTTGTTTCAGGGGAGTATGAGTCAGGATTAGGGACAACTAATTTAATCCCTGAAGAGGAACGAGCAGAGGGAGCTTGTTTATTCTGTGAGACTAAGCCACGTTCTGATTTAACCATTCAAACACAAATTGTTAAATTAGCATCTGCTATTCAAGTTAAAAAGCTACCTGTCCGTGTTACTGAAATGGAGAAAAAAGCGGATGATGTGATGGTGGTTAAATTACAAACACCTAGTTCAGATACTTTTCTCTATGAAGCAGGTCAGTATATTGAATTTATTTTAAAAGATGGTTCTCGCCGAGCTTATTCATTAGCCACGCGTCCTATCGAAAAAGCACCGATAGAGTTACATATCCGTCATATGAAGGGTGGACTATTTACAGACCATGTCTTTGGTACAGGTAATACGGCGATGAAAGTAAAAGAAATTTTACGAATAGAAGGGCCATTAGGATCATTTTTCTTGCGTAAAGAGTCGGATAAACCTATCGTTTTGTTGGCTAGCGGTACAGGATTTGCTCCCATTAAAGCGATTGTAGAAGAAATCATAGAAAGTGGTATTTTGCGTCCTGTTTCTTTGTATTGGGGAGGGCGTCGCCCCGCTGATATTTATATGATGGATTTATGTAAAGAGTGGGATGCTCGCTTACCTCATTTTACCTTTATTCCTGTTGTTTCTGATGCTTTACCTGAAGATAATTGGCAGGGGCGTACAGGATTTGTTCATCAGGCAGTGCTTGATGATATTGCTGATTTAAGTGCCTATCAAGTTTATGCCTGTGGTGCACCTATTGTTGTTTCCAGTGCACGTACAGCTTATGCACAGGCAGGATTACCAACAGAAGAATTTTATGCAGATTCCTTTACTTCTGCTGCTGATTTAGTTCATCAAGAGCAGGATAAATAG
- a CDS encoding ATP phosphoribosyltransferase regulatory subunit has protein sequence MQNWLLPDYLSDILPAEARRIEELRRRLLDLYRAHGFEMVTPPLVEYTDSLLVGQSDSLSLQTCTLVDQISGRNIGVRADMTPQITRIDAHLLNREGVTRLCYCGTVLHARPAGLLSDRELMQIGAEIYGYEGVEADIQVIQLALESLMTAGVSAVRVDLNYPGITRALIQAFSGFNQDTVTEIYTYLKDKDKTSLALLLDQYPTLPAQIKSGLLALPTLYGGVEILDKAQEILPPLAEVQKGIQSLRAIVAELNTAQLSIDLADVTGYAYHTGVIFALYADGWHEALVRGGRYDNLSEAFGRARAATGFSLDLRKLSTHLTPASPSKAIKAPWLNDKALNSQINALREAGYIVVQELPNSHISVDEFIFEQELVFEQGEWQLKKIAD, from the coding sequence ATACAAAACTGGTTACTACCAGACTATTTATCAGATATTTTACCAGCTGAAGCGCGACGTATCGAAGAGTTAAGACGGCGATTGCTTGACTTATATCGAGCGCATGGCTTTGAGATGGTAACACCTCCATTAGTAGAATATACAGATTCTCTGCTTGTTGGGCAAAGTGATTCACTCTCTTTACAGACTTGTACATTGGTTGATCAAATATCTGGGCGAAATATTGGTGTGCGAGCAGATATGACACCACAAATCACGCGGATTGATGCCCATTTACTCAATCGTGAGGGTGTTACACGTCTTTGTTATTGTGGAACAGTGCTTCATGCACGCCCAGCAGGCTTATTATCTGATCGAGAATTGATGCAGATTGGCGCAGAAATCTATGGATATGAAGGGGTAGAGGCTGATATTCAAGTAATCCAACTTGCCCTTGAAAGTCTTATGACAGCAGGTGTTTCTGCTGTTCGTGTTGATTTAAATTATCCCGGTATTACAAGGGCATTGATTCAAGCATTTTCTGGTTTTAACCAAGATACGGTAACTGAGATTTATACCTATCTCAAAGATAAGGATAAGACTTCTCTTGCTTTGCTATTAGATCAATATCCTACATTACCCGCGCAGATCAAATCGGGTTTGCTTGCTTTACCTACACTCTATGGTGGGGTAGAGATTCTTGATAAAGCGCAGGAAATATTACCTCCACTAGCAGAGGTACAAAAAGGTATTCAATCACTAAGAGCAATAGTAGCAGAATTAAATACTGCGCAGCTAAGTATTGATTTAGCGGATGTAACAGGCTATGCTTACCATACAGGCGTTATTTTTGCCCTTTATGCTGATGGTTGGCATGAAGCATTGGTACGAGGTGGGCGTTATGATAATCTGAGTGAAGCCTTTGGTCGTGCAAGGGCGGCAACAGGTTTTAGTTTGGATTTGCGTAAATTATCAACACACTTAACGCCAGCTAGTCCTAGTAAGGCAATCAAAGCCCCTTGGCTAAATGATAAAGCATTAAATAGTCAGATTAATGCATTAAGAGAGGCAGGGTATATTGTTGTTCAAGAGTTACCCAATAGCCATATCTCTGTAGATGAATTTATTTTTGAGCAAGAGTTAGTTTTTGAGCAAGGTGAGTGGCAACTCAAAAAAATTGCTGATTAA
- the parE gene encoding DNA topoisomerase IV subunit B, with the protein MASKENYDESSIRVLKGLEPVRERPGMYTRTDNPLHIIQEVIDNAADEALAGFAKKISVSLNLDGSITVEDDGRGIPVGLHPEEKIPVVEIVFTQLHAGGKFDKKSGGAYAFSGGLHGVGVSVTNALSTQLEVVVTREGETHEIIFANGGEVKTPLHTVGTAPKRKSGTLVRAWPDAKYFDSAQIPLNELVHLLRSKAVLMPGVEVVLHIEKTGDTRKWCYEDGLKGYLTESLSDVELLIPLFAGEDYADQHHDTFAKGEGAAWVVAWTTEGAIVRESYVNLIPTTNGGTHESGLREGLFSALKGFAELHSLLPKGIKLLPEDVFARASFILSAKVLDPQFQGQVKERLNSRDTVRLVSGFVKSAFELWLNSNVEHAKKLAEFAIKQAQARTNSAKKVEKRKGSGVAVLPGKLTDCESNDVTRTEVFLVEGDSAGGSAKMGRDKEFQAILPLRGKVLNAWEVEKDRLFANNEIHDISVAIGVDPHSATDNPDLSGLRYRRICILSDADVDGSHIQVLLLTLFFRHFPKLVENGFVYVAKPPLFRVDVSAQGKRPARKFYCLDEDELASVQEKLIHKENIKETAISISRFKGLGEMSAEQLWETTMNPDTRRLLRVAYGQMDGQETVAMFDMLMGKSESAQRRSWIEEKGNLAELDV; encoded by the coding sequence GTGGCGAGTAAAGAAAATTATGATGAAAGTTCCATTCGGGTATTGAAGGGGCTAGAACCTGTTCGTGAACGCCCGGGTATGTACACTCGTACAGATAACCCCCTGCATATTATTCAGGAGGTTATTGATAATGCGGCAGACGAAGCATTAGCGGGTTTTGCCAAAAAAATCAGTGTCAGTCTTAATCTTGATGGGAGTATTACGGTAGAAGATGATGGGCGAGGCATTCCAGTAGGTTTGCATCCTGAAGAAAAAATTCCTGTGGTAGAAATTGTCTTTACACAACTGCACGCAGGGGGAAAATTTGATAAAAAATCAGGGGGTGCTTACGCCTTTTCTGGTGGTTTACATGGTGTAGGGGTATCAGTAACAAATGCATTATCAACACAGCTTGAAGTAGTCGTAACACGAGAAGGGGAAACCCATGAAATTATCTTTGCAAATGGCGGTGAGGTTAAAACACCTTTACATACGGTAGGAACAGCACCAAAACGCAAATCAGGTACACTTGTTCGTGCTTGGCCAGATGCTAAATATTTTGATAGTGCACAAATTCCTTTGAATGAGTTAGTACACCTTTTGCGTAGTAAGGCAGTATTAATGCCTGGTGTAGAAGTAGTACTTCATATCGAAAAAACAGGCGATACGCGTAAGTGGTGTTATGAAGATGGATTAAAAGGCTATCTCACAGAGTCGCTATCCGATGTTGAATTGTTGATTCCTTTATTTGCTGGTGAAGATTATGCAGATCAACACCATGATACCTTTGCTAAAGGTGAAGGTGCTGCATGGGTTGTCGCATGGACAACAGAGGGAGCGATAGTAAGAGAATCTTATGTGAATTTGATTCCAACAACAAATGGAGGAACACATGAATCTGGTTTGCGCGAAGGGCTTTTTAGTGCTTTAAAAGGATTTGCAGAGTTACATAGCCTTTTACCGAAAGGGATTAAATTATTACCCGAAGATGTTTTTGCTCGTGCTAGTTTTATTCTTTCTGCCAAAGTCCTTGATCCACAGTTCCAAGGACAGGTAAAAGAGCGTTTAAATAGCCGAGATACCGTACGATTAGTTTCAGGTTTTGTGAAATCTGCATTTGAATTATGGTTGAATTCTAACGTTGAACACGCTAAAAAACTAGCTGAATTTGCCATTAAACAAGCACAAGCAAGAACAAACTCTGCTAAAAAAGTTGAAAAACGTAAAGGTTCAGGTGTTGCTGTACTACCCGGTAAACTCACCGATTGTGAGTCTAATGATGTAACTCGGACAGAAGTTTTTTTAGTCGAGGGTGATTCAGCAGGTGGTTCAGCTAAGATGGGGCGTGATAAAGAGTTCCAAGCCATTTTACCCTTACGAGGGAAGGTATTAAATGCCTGGGAAGTGGAAAAAGATCGTTTATTTGCAAACAATGAAATTCATGATATTTCTGTTGCAATTGGCGTAGATCCGCATTCCGCAACGGATAACCCTGATTTATCGGGTTTACGCTATCGTCGTATTTGTATTTTGTCAGATGCGGATGTAGATGGTTCACATATCCAAGTATTATTGCTGACATTATTTTTCCGTCATTTTCCTAAACTGGTCGAAAATGGTTTTGTTTATGTCGCAAAACCACCATTATTCCGTGTAGATGTTTCGGCACAAGGTAAACGACCTGCTCGTAAGTTTTATTGTTTAGATGAAGATGAATTAGCAAGTGTTCAAGAAAAGCTTATTCATAAAGAAAATATCAAAGAAACAGCGATTAGCATTAGCCGTTTTAAGGGGTTGGGTGAAATGAGTGCAGAACAACTCTGGGAGACCACAATGAACCCAGATACTCGCCGTTTATTACGCGTTGCCTATGGACAAATGGATGGGCAAGAAACAGTGGCTATGTTTGATATGCTAATGGGAAAAAGTGAGTCTGCTCAACGCCGCTCTTGGATTGAAGAAAAGGGTAATTTAGCTGAATTGGATGTGTAA